A single window of Leptolyngbya ohadii IS1 DNA harbors:
- the rffA gene encoding dTDP-4-amino-4,6-dideoxygalactose transaminase → MFQSPSQQIVEGVAGSSLLPTSPLLPTQPVAQSKIPFNQPYITGRELEYMQAAIENGKLCGDGMFSKRCQEWLVQQLQCRSALLTHSCTAALEMAAILADVQPGDEVIMPSFTFVSTANAFVLRGAVPVFVDVRSDTLNLDERLVEAAITDRTKAIVPVHYAGVGCDMDTLRSIADEHQLCLIEDAAQGILSEYKGKPLGSWGHLAALSFHETKNIISGEGGALLINDPAMIERAEIIREKGTNRSQFLRGEVDKYTWVDVGSSFLPSDILAAFLFAQLEQSRSILDQRLAVWNCYHTGLENLELSGQARRPIIPSDCKHNGHIYHLLVQHPETQMALIEHLKANGIQATFHYVPLHSSPAGQKYGRSSGSLAVTEQISDRLVRLPLSAGMTLADAERVVAIVQQFFQVRSV, encoded by the coding sequence ATGTTTCAGTCACCCTCGCAGCAAATTGTAGAAGGGGTTGCAGGGTCTAGCCTTCTACCTACCTCTCCCCTGCTTCCAACGCAGCCCGTCGCCCAGTCCAAAATTCCTTTTAACCAGCCCTACATAACCGGACGGGAACTGGAGTATATGCAGGCGGCGATCGAAAACGGCAAGCTCTGCGGCGATGGGATGTTTAGCAAGCGATGTCAGGAATGGCTGGTGCAGCAGCTTCAGTGCCGGAGTGCCCTACTGACCCACTCCTGTACGGCAGCGCTAGAGATGGCAGCAATTCTGGCGGATGTGCAGCCGGGGGACGAGGTGATTATGCCCTCCTTCACGTTTGTTTCCACGGCAAATGCCTTTGTGCTGCGCGGCGCGGTGCCCGTGTTTGTGGATGTTCGCTCCGATACGCTGAATTTAGACGAACGGCTGGTGGAGGCGGCAATTACAGACCGTACTAAGGCGATCGTTCCGGTTCACTATGCTGGGGTGGGGTGCGACATGGACACCCTGCGATCGATCGCAGATGAACATCAGCTCTGCCTGATCGAGGATGCGGCTCAGGGTATTCTTTCGGAATACAAGGGCAAACCCCTGGGCAGTTGGGGACACCTTGCGGCACTCAGCTTCCACGAAACCAAGAATATTATTTCCGGCGAGGGGGGCGCACTCCTGATTAACGATCCGGCAATGATAGAGCGGGCAGAAATTATCCGCGAGAAGGGGACCAACCGCAGCCAATTCCTGCGCGGCGAGGTCGATAAGTATACCTGGGTCGATGTGGGGTCTTCCTTCCTGCCCAGCGATATCCTGGCAGCGTTTCTTTTCGCTCAGCTTGAGCAGTCGCGATCGATTCTGGATCAACGGCTAGCGGTCTGGAACTGCTACCACACCGGACTGGAAAATCTAGAACTCTCTGGGCAAGCACGTCGTCCCATCATTCCGTCCGATTGCAAGCACAATGGTCATATTTACCATCTGCTGGTGCAGCATCCGGAAACCCAGATGGCGCTGATTGAACACCTGAAGGCAAACGGAATCCAGGCAACCTTCCACTATGTACCGCTGCACAGTTCGCCTGCCGGACAGAAGTACGGTCGTTCCTCTGGCTCTCTTGCCGTCACAGAACAGATTAGCGATCGGCTGGTGCGTTTACCGCTGAGTGCGGGGATGACGTTGGCGGATGCAGAACGGGTTGTGGCGATCGTGCAGCAGTTTTTTCAGGTCAGAAGCGTTTAG
- a CDS encoding glutamine synthetase family protein, translating to MTGILTQRETLTDLEAYVSADGRDELVQQVRAKIDQLGIQYIYYQFISVTGRVVGKGVPADHWESIAEKGIQLVYGSTANLFLDRYRNYIGYGPEAAELVAIPDPETFCQLPWDKRVARVFCTCFRNREEEIDPGAYLTSDCRGNLKRIHAEFQTEHGLHLRHGCEPEMMWLKKGADGQPAGGVTKPNCYHIDQFEELRPVFLRVIEYGRAMGLDMIQGDHEDAPGQLELNFTYDDALRTCDRLTTYRQICAQVAREFNLIACFMSKPFMGVSASGCHHNLSLWQGGDETINSFGMEDLPGMPQNFHYRKGGENTFMPVPGGSKRMPGPIGLNCIGGVIEHLGALTAIGCSTVNSYRRLWDTGLWAPVYSDWGYQNRTCGLRVSAPGRFEYRAVDSMVNPYLMASALLKAFDDGIKRSLDPGEPEQRNLYEAMEAGKQVKKLPMSLGEALDRLEADDVIRSAMPGEMYPLYAWYKRDEWERFLATTSNWDMETYLDCLP from the coding sequence GTGACAGGCATTCTAACCCAGCGTGAAACGCTAACCGATTTAGAAGCTTATGTTTCTGCCGATGGACGCGATGAGCTTGTGCAGCAGGTTCGGGCGAAAATTGATCAGCTTGGGATTCAATACATTTACTACCAGTTTATTTCCGTTACCGGGCGCGTGGTGGGTAAAGGCGTTCCGGCGGATCACTGGGAATCGATCGCTGAAAAGGGCATCCAGTTAGTTTACGGCTCTACCGCAAATCTATTTCTCGATCGCTATCGCAACTACATCGGCTACGGTCCTGAAGCGGCAGAGTTAGTTGCCATCCCCGATCCAGAAACCTTCTGTCAGTTGCCCTGGGATAAGCGAGTCGCGCGGGTTTTCTGCACCTGTTTTCGCAATCGCGAAGAAGAAATTGATCCGGGTGCCTACCTCACCTCCGACTGTCGCGGCAACCTGAAGCGCATCCACGCCGAATTCCAAACGGAACATGGACTGCACCTGCGACACGGCTGCGAACCGGAAATGATGTGGCTCAAAAAAGGGGCAGACGGACAGCCTGCGGGCGGTGTCACCAAACCTAACTGCTACCACATCGATCAGTTTGAGGAACTGCGTCCGGTCTTTCTGCGCGTCATTGAATACGGTCGGGCAATGGGGCTGGACATGATCCAGGGCGACCACGAAGATGCCCCCGGACAGCTCGAACTCAACTTCACCTACGACGATGCCCTCCGAACCTGCGATCGCCTCACCACCTATCGGCAAATTTGCGCCCAGGTCGCCCGCGAGTTCAATCTAATCGCCTGCTTCATGTCCAAGCCGTTTATGGGCGTCTCTGCGTCCGGCTGTCATCACAACCTCTCCCTCTGGCAGGGCGGCGACGAAACGATAAACTCCTTTGGCATGGAAGACCTGCCCGGAATGCCGCAAAACTTCCACTACCGCAAGGGCGGCGAGAATACCTTTATGCCCGTTCCCGGTGGCTCCAAACGAATGCCCGGTCCGATCGGCTTAAACTGTATTGGCGGCGTGATCGAACACCTGGGGGCACTGACAGCGATCGGCTGTTCCACGGTCAATTCCTACCGTAGACTCTGGGACACCGGACTCTGGGCACCTGTCTATTCCGACTGGGGCTACCAGAATCGCACCTGCGGACTGCGGGTTTCCGCGCCGGGACGGTTTGAGTATCGTGCCGTCGATTCCATGGTCAACCCCTACCTGATGGCATCCGCTCTGCTCAAGGCATTCGATGACGGCATCAAGCGCAGCCTCGACCCCGGCGAACCGGAACAGCGCAATCTGTACGAGGCAATGGAAGCCGGAAAGCAGGTGAAAAAGCTGCCCATGTCCCTCGGAGAAGCCCTCGATCGCCTGGAAGCCGATGACGTCATCCGATCGGCAATGCCGGGAGAAATGTATCCGCTCTACGCCTGGTACAAGCGCGACGAGTGGGAACGCTTCCTGGCAACCACTAGCAATTGGGACATGGAAACCTATCTCGACTGCCTGCCCTAA
- a CDS encoding substrate-binding periplasmic protein: protein MTLQTFTTVEAGYLHIIASDFDARPMTCVEQGVRSGYEPDLTRLVCDRLGLEPVWHNTPMTEFYTRAQSGKYDVVWFNQAITEERQQWVDFTRPYGLFDEAVLVRSDSVVHSPGDLAGRKVGGLADSTNIALVETFPDTIAVPFPGSDKVLPEMLAALRAGEIDGLIDDELVLIVPAEEDNSLRVAFTLPTRVPFGIGVQKGQSDLRDAINASLEELIADGTMAKLWAKWIPWKPFPF, encoded by the coding sequence ATGACATTACAAACCTTTACAACTGTTGAAGCAGGTTATCTGCATATTATCGCCAGCGACTTCGATGCCCGTCCCATGACCTGTGTGGAGCAGGGTGTTCGATCTGGATACGAGCCAGATTTAACGCGATTAGTCTGCGATCGTCTTGGACTGGAACCCGTATGGCACAATACGCCGATGACCGAGTTTTATACCCGTGCCCAGAGCGGTAAATACGATGTGGTCTGGTTTAATCAGGCAATCACTGAAGAACGGCAGCAGTGGGTTGACTTCACCCGTCCCTATGGTTTGTTTGATGAAGCAGTTCTGGTGCGATCGGACAGTGTCGTTCACTCCCCCGGAGACTTGGCTGGACGCAAAGTGGGTGGCTTAGCAGACAGTACCAATATCGCCCTGGTGGAAACCTTTCCAGACACGATCGCCGTTCCCTTTCCCGGCAGCGACAAAGTGCTTCCCGAAATGCTGGCGGCACTGCGAGCAGGGGAAATTGATGGACTGATCGACGACGAACTGGTGCTGATTGTCCCCGCCGAAGAGGATAACTCCCTGCGCGTTGCCTTTACTCTGCCGACTCGCGTTCCCTTTGGCATTGGCGTCCAGAAGGGACAGTCAGATCTGCGCGATGCCATCAATGCAAGTCTGGAAGAACTTATTGCCGACGGCACAATGGCAAAACTCTGGGCAAAATGGATTCCCTGGAAACCTTTTCCGTTTTAA
- a CDS encoding phytanoyl-CoA dioxygenase family protein: MTYQPIQLSEAQIQQFQEDGFLILENFLPPDFAQQLVDRIEPMFHGQFETGIYPDEWHWRPGLSLPDITREICNGWKCDLTIASLVLSAEIGRLSATLAGWDGARIGQDSLWMKPPGAKEIAMHQDGAYIDYLNPPAMMTCWIALNDATPADGTLVYAKGSHQWDLVNVEGEFHAPKKDYRWAMLQAAENAGVTEPELVFVEVPAGGCAFHTGRTWHGLCKTTRTEGTFHSIGLHTLPSIAEFHPANKAGYIYGRYKRVNDTAMDESFFPILWTQDGYRSPFLADYCADGLLSRVGSRV, encoded by the coding sequence ATGACCTATCAGCCAATTCAACTTAGCGAAGCGCAGATTCAGCAGTTTCAGGAAGACGGTTTTCTGATTCTGGAAAACTTTTTGCCGCCGGATTTTGCCCAACAGTTAGTCGATCGTATAGAGCCGATGTTTCACGGTCAATTTGAGACGGGCATTTATCCGGATGAGTGGCACTGGCGACCGGGCTTAAGTCTGCCGGATATTACGCGGGAAATTTGCAATGGCTGGAAGTGCGATTTGACGATCGCCAGTCTCGTTCTATCGGCGGAAATTGGGCGACTTTCGGCAACGCTGGCAGGGTGGGATGGGGCGCGAATTGGGCAGGACAGCCTATGGATGAAGCCTCCGGGTGCAAAGGAAATCGCGATGCACCAGGACGGAGCCTATATTGATTATTTGAATCCGCCTGCGATGATGACCTGCTGGATTGCGCTGAATGATGCCACACCTGCGGATGGAACGCTGGTTTATGCCAAAGGTTCGCACCAGTGGGATCTGGTGAACGTGGAAGGCGAATTCCATGCTCCGAAGAAGGACTATCGCTGGGCAATGCTGCAAGCGGCGGAGAATGCGGGCGTCACAGAACCGGAACTGGTGTTCGTGGAAGTGCCTGCGGGGGGCTGCGCTTTCCATACGGGACGCACCTGGCACGGCTTATGCAAAACCACGCGCACGGAAGGAACGTTTCACAGCATCGGACTGCACACGCTTCCCTCGATCGCAGAATTTCACCCCGCGAATAAGGCAGGCTACATTTACGGACGCTATAAGCGGGTCAACGATACCGCAATGGACGAAAGCTTTTTCCCGATTTTGTGGACACAGGATGGTTATCGATCGCCCTTCTTAGCAGATTACTGTGCGGATGGTTTGCTGTCGCGGGTGGGGTCGCGGGTTTGA